Proteins encoded in a region of the Onthophagus taurus isolate NC chromosome 10, IU_Otau_3.0, whole genome shotgun sequence genome:
- the LOC111419838 gene encoding chymotrypsin-1-like, producing the protein MNRIILIYLNIFVFGVNCMFYNDDDVSLRIVDGFQARSGQFPYMASLILNNTFQCGGTIITRQWILTASHCFIDQETQERYAAEYFEVTVGDIYWRSGRRNSVLRYLTHAKYNGEHFNNDIALAQVKWPFKFDYYSQPIKLNRLPVMDHLQNLSVITAGWGFYVNPNDKEESESESPVLLTVHLKTIPMKLCKEHFEAEALPSTKICVSSATRKGTCQGDSGGPLIYNNKQIGVVSSGYPCPTDIPELYTRISSFFLWIRENIRRLTPGELKYLV; encoded by the exons ATGAATcgtatcattttaatttacttaaacattttcgtttttg gtgTTAATTGTATGTTTTATAACGATGATGATGTAAGTTTAAGAATTGTGGATGGTTTCCAAGCGAGAAGTGGCCAATTCCCTTATATGGCaagtttaattttgaacaatactTTTCAATGTGGTGGAACAATAATAACTCGCCAATGGATTTTAACGGCATCGCATTGTTTTATTGATCAGGAAACGCAAGAACGTTACGCCGCTGAATATTTTGAGGTAACAGTAGGAGATATTTATTGGCGTTCAGGACGAAGAAACTCCGTTTTAAGATATTTGACCCACGCAAAATACAACGGGGAACATTTCAATAACGATATTGCTTTAGCTCAAGTGAAATGGCCCTTTAAATTCGATTATTACTCCCAAccgattaaattaaatcgtttacCTGTTATGGACCATCTACAAAATCTTTCAGTTATAACAGCTGGTTGGGGATTTTATGTTAATCCAAACGATAAAGAGGAAAGCGAATCAGAATCTCCCGTTTTATTAACGgtacatttaaaaacaatCCCAATGAAATTGTGTAAAGAACATTTCGAAGCCGAAGCTTTACCATCAACGAAAATTTGCGTTTCTTCAGCTACAAGAAAAGGAACTTGTCAAGGTGATAGTGGTGGtccattaatttataataacaaacaaattGGAGTTGTAAGTTCCGGTTATCCATGCCCAACGGATATCCCAGAACTATACACAAGAATTTCATCGTTTTTCTTATGGATTCGAGAGAATATACGACGTTTAACACCTGGAGAATTGAAATATCTTGTTTAA